A window from Pangasianodon hypophthalmus isolate fPanHyp1 chromosome 4, fPanHyp1.pri, whole genome shotgun sequence encodes these proteins:
- the gng5 gene encoding guanine nucleotide-binding protein G(I)/G(S)/G(O) subunit gamma-5 codes for MSGASNINAMKKVVQQLRFEANIDRVKVSQAAAELQQFCMQNALQDPLLTGVSSSTNPFRTQKLCSFV; via the exons ATGTCTGGAGCATCCAACATTAACGCGATGAAGAAGGTCGTTCAGCAGCTACGATTTGAAGCGAATATCGACCGAGTGAAG GTGTCTCAGGCGGCGGCTGAGCTTCAGCAGTTCTGCATGCAGAACGCTCTGCAGGATCCGCTGCTCACCGGCGTGTCCTCAAGCACCAACCCGTTCAGGACACAAAAGCTCTGCTCTTTTGTCTGA
- the ppm1la gene encoding protein phosphatase 1L isoform X3: protein MVEKFSASHEEAGTTCLVALLSDRELTVANVGDSRGVLCDKDGNAVALSHDHKPYQLKERKRIKRAGGFISFNGSWRVQGILAMSRSLGDYPLKNLNVVVPDPDVLTFNLDKLQPEFMILASDGLWDAFSNEEAVRFVRERLDEPHFGAKSIVLQSFYRGCPDNITVMVVKFKSTKNGD from the exons ATGGTGGAGAAGTTCTCCGCCTCACACGAGGAAGCGG GCACTACGTGTTTGGTGGCTCTGCTGTCTGATCGAGAGCTGACGGTGGCGAACGTGGGCGATTCACGCGGCGTGTTGTGCGATAAGGACGGTAACGCCGTGGCTTTATCTCACGACCACAAGCCCTATCAGCTGAAAGAGCGCAAGAGGATCAAACgcgcag GCGGCTTCATTAGTTTCAACGGCTCGTGGCGAGTGCAGGGCATCCTGGCCATGTCACGCTCGCTGGGCGACTACCCGCTGAAGAACCTCAATGTTGTGGTGCCCGACCCTGATGTGCTGACCTTCAACCTCGACAAACTACAGCCTGAGTTCATGATCCTGGCCTCGGACGGCCTGTGGGACGCGTTCAGCAATGAGGAGGCGGTGCGCTTTGTCCGAGAACGCCTCGACGAGCCGCACTTCGGAGCCAAGAGCATTGTGTTACAGTCATTCTACCGCGGCTGCCCCGATAACATCACTGTCATGGTGGTGAAGTTTAAAAGCACCAAAAACGGAgactag
- the ppm1la gene encoding protein phosphatase 1L isoform X2 produces MENKPSRPEEEPLLLRTLPQLVTAAADYVKAHLPEALRQHLQAYEREKKDSQLSYASILEQRILAVDRDMVEKFSASHEEAGTTCLVALLSDRELTVANVGDSRGVLCDKDGNAVALSHDHKPYQLKERKRIKRAGGFISFNGSWRVQGILAMSRSLGDYPLKNLNVVVPDPDVLTFNLDKLQPEFMILASDGLWDAFSNEEAVRFVRERLDEPHFGAKSIVLQSFYRGCPDNITVMVVKFKSTKNGD; encoded by the exons GCGGCTGCTGACTATGTGAAGGCTCACCTTCCCGAGGCTCTGAGGCAACACCTGCAGGCTTACGAGCGCGAGAAGAAGGACAGCCAACTGTCGTACGCCTCCATCCTGGAGCAGCGCATCCTCGCTGTAGACCGGGACATGGTGGAGAAGTTCTCCGCCTCACACGAGGAAGCGG GCACTACGTGTTTGGTGGCTCTGCTGTCTGATCGAGAGCTGACGGTGGCGAACGTGGGCGATTCACGCGGCGTGTTGTGCGATAAGGACGGTAACGCCGTGGCTTTATCTCACGACCACAAGCCCTATCAGCTGAAAGAGCGCAAGAGGATCAAACgcgcag GCGGCTTCATTAGTTTCAACGGCTCGTGGCGAGTGCAGGGCATCCTGGCCATGTCACGCTCGCTGGGCGACTACCCGCTGAAGAACCTCAATGTTGTGGTGCCCGACCCTGATGTGCTGACCTTCAACCTCGACAAACTACAGCCTGAGTTCATGATCCTGGCCTCGGACGGCCTGTGGGACGCGTTCAGCAATGAGGAGGCGGTGCGCTTTGTCCGAGAACGCCTCGACGAGCCGCACTTCGGAGCCAAGAGCATTGTGTTACAGTCATTCTACCGCGGCTGCCCCGATAACATCACTGTCATGGTGGTGAAGTTTAAAAGCACCAAAAACGGAgactag
- the arl14 gene encoding ADP-ribosylation factor-like protein 14 has translation MGLKGSKLPDARILLLGLDGAGKSTLLFKLKYNELFQTVPTIGFNVEMMEAKQNRKKVTLTVWDVGGQEKMRTHWKNYYQDTAGLLFTVDCWDRRRLDEARRELERVLKNEHLRGLPVVVLANKQDKEGALTATELTEAFNLRKMCSDRDWFVQPCSGKTGAGLPEGFRRLAHLVKTTSDNNIKETVRHLRKSMKT, from the coding sequence ATGGGTCTAAAGGGATCGAAGCTCCCCGATGCTCGGATTCTCCTCCTGGGCCTGGACGGAGCCGGGAAATCAACGCTCCTCTTCAAACTGAAGTACAACGAGCTCTTCCAGACGGTCCCGACCATCGGCTTCAACGTGGAGATGATGGAAGCCAAGCAGAACAGGAAGAAGGTCACCCTGACGGTGTGGGACGTTGGAGGACAGGAGAAGATGAGAACGCACTGGAAGAATTACTACCAAGACACCGCCGGCCTCCTGTTCACCGTCGACTGTTGGGACAGGAGACGTCTGGACGAGGCCAGGCGAGAACTGGAGCGCGTGCTGAAGAACGAGCACCTCCGAGGACTTCCTGTAGTGGTTCTGGCTAACAAGCAGGATAAAGAAGGAGCCCTGACAGCAACCGAGCTCACCGAGGCGTTTAACCTGAGGAAGATGTGCAGCGACAGGGACTGGTTCGTTCAGCCGTGTTCAGGAAAAACCGGAGCTGGACTTCCGGAAGGGTTCAGGAGGCTGGCGCACCTGGTGAAAACCACCTCCGACAACAACATTAAAGAGACGGTCAGGCATTTGAGGAAGTCGATGAAGACGTAG